A single genomic interval of Saccharothrix saharensis harbors:
- a CDS encoding acyl carrier protein, translated as MDLEDRIREHIVAEFLSGEDVTDLTDDFDLVANGVVDSLGLVRLISHISKTYAIPVDDIPLDPASFRDIEHICSFIRQTSTAASV; from the coding sequence ATGGACCTGGAAGACCGGATCCGCGAGCACATCGTCGCCGAGTTCCTGTCCGGTGAGGACGTCACCGACCTGACCGACGACTTCGACCTCGTCGCGAACGGCGTCGTCGACAGCCTGGGCCTGGTCCGGCTCATCTCGCACATCAGCAAGACCTACGCCATCCCGGTCGACGACATCCCGCTCGACCCGGCGAGCTTCCGCGACATCGAGCACATCTGCTCGTTCATCCGGCAGACGAGCACCGCCGCGTCGGTCTGA
- a CDS encoding ectoine synthase has translation MIVRSYDEIAPVEWGNGTSHRLLTESDGLGFTVCETLVRQGTTSALQYRRHLEACYCIGGSGEVVTADGERHKIVEGTLYALDKHDAHYLVASDDEDLRLISVFNPPLRGDERHSLSDDGFSQY, from the coding sequence GTGATCGTCCGCAGCTACGACGAGATCGCCCCGGTCGAGTGGGGCAACGGCACGAGCCACCGCCTGCTCACCGAGTCCGACGGCCTGGGCTTCACCGTCTGCGAGACGTTGGTGCGCCAGGGCACGACCAGCGCCCTGCAGTACCGGCGGCACCTGGAGGCGTGCTACTGCATCGGCGGTTCCGGCGAGGTCGTCACGGCCGACGGTGAACGCCACAAGATCGTCGAGGGCACCCTGTACGCGCTGGACAAGCACGACGCGCACTACCTCGTCGCCTCCGACGACGAGGACCTGAGGCTCATCTCGGTGTTCAACCCCCCGCTGCGGGGCGACGAGAGGCACTCGTTATCCGACGACGGGTTCTCCCAGTACTGA
- a CDS encoding acyl-CoA dehydrogenase family protein yields MTATTDTSTTDTFATVADWAEDLNRDTASWDARGEFPREKWKAIQRSGILAVPFDRRYGGRGHSLTETMRALEGLGHTCRDAGLSFSTSTQIVSVGLVLQAFGDEELKAAYLPGIISGELITAHAITEPGTGSDATGITTTARRDGDDYVLDGEKMFITNAPVADLILLYVRTGEPGPLGLSCFLVERDTPGLRIGEPLDKMGLRTSPLGAVTLDGVRVPAARRVGREGAGFLILDHIMKREILLSFSITLGEMAHRLDRCVRQAKTRTQFGQPIGAFQAVSHKVADMKIAVETARKWLYDTGAKVEAGEDASIDVAATKTVVSEANLRTALDAVQIFGGAGYLTGTGVEADVRNAVGGTIYSGTNEVQRNRIAALLGLRPTTSQGVRRD; encoded by the coding sequence ATGACTGCGACCACCGACACCTCCACCACAGACACCTTCGCCACCGTCGCCGACTGGGCCGAGGACCTGAACCGCGACACCGCGTCGTGGGATGCCCGGGGCGAGTTCCCGCGGGAGAAGTGGAAAGCGATCCAGCGCAGCGGCATCCTCGCCGTCCCGTTCGACCGGCGCTACGGCGGCCGGGGCCACTCGCTCACCGAGACCATGCGGGCGCTGGAAGGGCTCGGCCACACCTGCCGGGACGCGGGGCTGAGCTTCTCCACGTCGACGCAGATCGTCAGCGTGGGCCTGGTCCTGCAGGCGTTCGGCGACGAGGAGCTGAAGGCCGCGTACCTGCCGGGGATCATCTCCGGTGAGCTGATCACCGCGCACGCGATCACCGAGCCGGGCACCGGTTCGGACGCCACCGGCATCACCACCACCGCACGTCGGGACGGCGACGACTACGTCCTCGACGGCGAGAAGATGTTCATCACGAACGCGCCCGTCGCGGACCTGATCCTGCTCTACGTCCGCACCGGCGAGCCGGGTCCGCTCGGGTTGAGCTGCTTCCTCGTGGAGCGCGACACCCCGGGCCTGCGCATCGGTGAACCGCTCGACAAGATGGGGCTGCGCACTTCACCGCTCGGCGCGGTCACCCTGGACGGCGTGCGGGTGCCCGCGGCGCGGCGGGTGGGCCGGGAAGGAGCGGGCTTCCTGATCCTGGACCACATCATGAAGCGGGAGATCCTGCTGTCGTTCTCGATCACGCTCGGCGAGATGGCGCACCGCTTGGACCGGTGCGTGCGGCAGGCGAAGACGCGCACGCAGTTCGGTCAGCCGATCGGCGCGTTCCAGGCCGTCAGCCACAAGGTCGCCGACATGAAGATCGCGGTGGAGACGGCCCGCAAGTGGCTCTACGACACCGGGGCGAAGGTCGAGGCGGGCGAGGACGCCTCGATCGACGTCGCCGCCACCAAGACGGTGGTGAGCGAGGCGAACCTGCGCACCGCGCTGGACGCGGTGCAGATCTTCGGCGGCGCCGGGTACCTCACCGGCACGGGTGTCGAAGCGGACGTGCGCAACGCGGTCGGCGGGACGATCTACTCCGGGACGAACGAGGTGCAGCGCAACCGCATCGCGGCGTTGCTGGGCCTGCGTCCCACCACTTCCCAGGGGGTGCGTCGTGACTGA
- a CDS encoding transglutaminase-like domain-containing protein, whose amino-acid sequence MTDDLARLTAPTEFLDHDSAPVQEFIDVAVADRGADKRELAVSLYYAVRDDVFYEVYGADLSRDGFRASSVATRKQGFCLHKSVLYAACCRAVGIPARLHYGKVRNHLASDRLRAHIGGDVFFHGLTAVHLDGRWVKATPVFNGLLCKLYGLKPLEFDGVHDSLHHPFDEDGRKSMEFLVDHGGFDDLPYEFVMDQMRTNHPDFLDPEGTGTVRGGSLAAEATR is encoded by the coding sequence GTGACTGACGACCTGGCGCGGCTGACCGCGCCCACGGAATTCCTGGACCACGACTCCGCGCCCGTCCAGGAGTTCATCGACGTCGCGGTCGCGGATCGCGGTGCCGACAAGCGGGAACTGGCGGTCTCGCTGTACTACGCGGTCCGGGACGACGTGTTCTACGAGGTCTACGGGGCGGACCTGTCCCGTGACGGGTTCAGGGCCAGTTCCGTCGCGACCCGCAAGCAGGGGTTCTGCCTGCACAAGTCGGTGTTGTACGCGGCGTGCTGCCGCGCGGTGGGCATCCCGGCGCGCTTGCACTACGGCAAGGTCCGCAACCACCTGGCGTCCGACCGGCTGCGCGCGCACATCGGCGGCGACGTGTTCTTCCACGGCCTGACCGCCGTGCACCTCGACGGCAGGTGGGTCAAGGCGACACCGGTCTTCAACGGGCTGCTGTGCAAGCTCTACGGGCTCAAGCCGCTGGAGTTCGACGGCGTCCACGACAGCCTCCACCACCCGTTCGACGAGGACGGGCGCAAGAGCATGGAGTTCCTGGTCGACCACGGCGGCTTCGACGACCTGCCGTACGAGTTCGTGATGGACCAGATGCGGACCAACCACCCCGACTTCCTCGACCCGGAGGGCACGGGCACCGTTCGTGGCGGCTCCCTGGCCGCCGAGGCGACCAGGTGA
- a CDS encoding maleate cis-trans isomerase family protein encodes MTEPSRVPDDGWRARARIGVVVPHADVGPESEMQALAPRDVVIHGSRVHFGAMRAGGEMDPKIPHAPVRAFVEPPHVDTAVDLLAAAPLDVIALGFTSSAYVLGAAGEKDLFDRLGEHARGLPITGTTRAAVAGFAALGARRIAVVNPPWFDDELSGLGADYFAEHGLDVVQHGPCGLPSDQKLITPGALSDWIRTAVARAEPDAVLVAGNGIRAVGVIDALERDCDFAVLTANQVLLWHSLHLAGAGHVLPEITDYGRLFTVTPT; translated from the coding sequence ATGACCGAACCCTCCCGCGTCCCGGACGACGGTTGGCGCGCCCGCGCCCGGATCGGTGTGGTCGTGCCGCACGCCGACGTCGGCCCGGAGTCCGAGATGCAGGCACTCGCACCACGTGACGTCGTGATCCACGGCTCCCGCGTCCACTTCGGCGCGATGCGGGCGGGCGGCGAGATGGACCCCAAGATCCCGCACGCGCCGGTACGGGCGTTCGTCGAACCACCGCACGTCGACACGGCCGTCGACCTGCTCGCCGCCGCGCCGCTCGACGTGATCGCGCTCGGCTTCACCAGTTCCGCGTACGTCCTGGGCGCGGCCGGCGAGAAGGACCTGTTCGACCGGTTGGGCGAGCACGCCCGGGGCCTGCCGATCACCGGCACCACCAGGGCGGCGGTGGCGGGCTTCGCCGCCCTGGGTGCCCGCCGCATCGCCGTCGTCAACCCGCCGTGGTTCGACGACGAGCTGTCCGGCCTCGGCGCCGACTACTTCGCCGAGCACGGCCTGGACGTCGTGCAGCACGGCCCGTGCGGGCTGCCGAGCGACCAGAAGCTGATCACCCCGGGAGCGCTGTCGGACTGGATCCGCACCGCGGTCGCCCGCGCCGAGCCGGACGCCGTCCTCGTCGCCGGCAACGGCATCCGCGCGGTGGGTGTGATCGACGCCCTGGAACGCGACTGCGACTTCGCCGTCCTGACCGCGAACCAGGTGCTGCTCTGGCACTCCCTCCACCTCGCGGGCGCCGGCCACGTGCTGCCCGAGATCACCGACTACGGCCGCTTGTTCACCGTGACCCCGACCTGA
- a CDS encoding AraC family transcriptional regulator → MISALNRLVDHVEERLGEEHDVDGLAKELGTTGYHLRRMFSSLAGMPLSEYVRRRRMTVAAGDVVRGEDDLLGIAVRHGYGSTEAFGRAFRAVHGANPGDVRRDGGPLRAQPQLRFRLTVEGTTPMDTRIIDRPAFRLVGHATRVPLIHHGVNPHIQQHITALPPEEHVRLKSLGDTEPPGLLQVCDDLDPDATEGSELTYLHGVAVSPDASVPDDLDGIEVPPGRWAVFRSTGPYPQALQTTWAATATEWFPSNPWRLRPGPSIVTVLDRSADFTTATCELWLPVEPA, encoded by the coding sequence GTGATCTCGGCACTGAACCGGCTCGTCGACCACGTGGAGGAGCGCTTGGGCGAGGAGCACGACGTCGACGGGTTGGCCAAGGAGCTCGGCACGACCGGGTACCACCTGCGGCGGATGTTCTCGTCGCTGGCGGGCATGCCGCTGTCGGAGTACGTGCGCCGTCGCCGCATGACCGTCGCCGCGGGCGACGTCGTCCGCGGCGAGGACGACCTGCTCGGCATCGCGGTCCGGCACGGCTACGGCTCGACCGAGGCGTTCGGCCGCGCGTTCCGGGCGGTCCACGGCGCCAACCCCGGCGACGTCCGCCGTGACGGAGGTCCTCTTCGCGCACAACCGCAGCTCAGGTTCCGCCTGACCGTCGAAGGGACGACCCCCATGGACACCCGCATCATCGACCGCCCCGCGTTCCGGCTGGTCGGGCACGCCACCCGCGTCCCGCTCATCCACCACGGGGTCAACCCGCACATCCAGCAGCACATCACCGCGCTGCCGCCGGAGGAGCACGTCCGGCTCAAGTCCCTCGGCGACACCGAGCCGCCGGGCTTGTTGCAGGTCTGCGACGACCTCGACCCCGATGCCACCGAGGGCAGCGAGCTGACCTACCTGCACGGGGTCGCGGTGTCCCCGGACGCGTCGGTCCCGGACGACCTGGACGGCATCGAGGTGCCGCCCGGCCGGTGGGCGGTCTTCCGCAGCACCGGTCCGTACCCGCAGGCCCTGCAGACCACCTGGGCCGCCACCGCGACCGAGTGGTTCCCGTCCAACCCCTGGCGCCTGCGCCCGGGCCCCTCCATCGTCACCGTCCTCGACCGCTCAGCCGACTTCACCACCGCGACGTGCGAGCTGTGGCTGCCGGTCGAACCGGCGTGA
- a CDS encoding helix-turn-helix transcriptional regulator, protein MDDLASFLRTRRARVDPAAVGIPADSRRRVAGLRREEVAHLSGVSVDYYVRLEQGRATQPSEQVLDALARILGLDETERGHLGRLARQRRRRAPVPGGRLRPDLLRVLGLVAHAPAVIMDHRLDVLAGNRLAGLLFDRPMPGLNTARHLFLEEGESGLYADWEGCTRDVVGHLRLAAGKYPDDPRLASLVGELAMGSERFRRLWARADVRARTHGRKAYRHPLVGPLELHQENFALPDDSGLELLVLSAPAGSPAEDGLRLLGALDVDRGDAHPAGHARVRG, encoded by the coding sequence ATGGACGACCTCGCGAGCTTCCTGCGCACCCGGCGCGCCCGGGTCGACCCGGCGGCCGTCGGCATCCCCGCGGACAGCCGTCGCCGGGTCGCGGGGCTGCGCCGCGAGGAGGTCGCCCACCTGTCCGGCGTCAGCGTCGACTACTACGTGCGCCTCGAACAGGGCCGCGCGACCCAGCCGTCCGAACAGGTCCTCGACGCGCTCGCCCGCATCCTCGGCCTCGACGAGACCGAACGCGGGCACCTCGGCCGGCTCGCCCGGCAACGCCGCCGCCGCGCGCCCGTGCCGGGCGGGCGGCTGCGACCGGACCTGCTGCGCGTCCTCGGCCTGGTGGCGCACGCCCCGGCGGTGATCATGGACCACCGCCTGGACGTGCTCGCCGGGAACCGCCTCGCGGGCCTGCTGTTCGACCGCCCGATGCCGGGCCTGAACACCGCGCGCCACCTCTTCCTCGAGGAGGGCGAGTCCGGGCTCTACGCGGACTGGGAGGGGTGCACCCGCGACGTGGTCGGCCACCTGCGCCTGGCGGCCGGCAAATATCCCGACGACCCCCGACTGGCCTCGCTCGTCGGCGAGCTGGCGATGGGCAGCGAGCGCTTCCGCCGCCTCTGGGCCCGCGCCGACGTGCGCGCCCGCACGCACGGCCGCAAGGCCTACCGGCACCCGCTGGTCGGACCGCTGGAGCTGCACCAGGAGAACTTCGCGTTGCCGGACGACTCGGGCCTGGAACTGCTGGTGCTGTCCGCGCCCGCGGGCAGTCCCGCCGAGGACGGGCTGCGCCTGCTCGGGGCCCTGGACGTGGACCGCGGTGACGCGCACCCCGCCGGGCACGCCCGGGTCCGCGGGTGA
- a CDS encoding NAD(P)H-dependent oxidoreductase produces the protein MKTLIVHAHPEPRSLNGSLKDLAVSTLEEAGHDVRVSDLYAMNWKAVVDAADYGPHASSPLRVAADSGRAFDAGTLTPDVRAEQEKLLWADTIVFQFPLWWYGMPAILKGWVDRVFTYHFAYGVGEHSATEYGERFGEGTLAGRRALLSVTAGGPESHYAARGINGPIDDLLFPIQHGVLYYPGIEVLPPFVLYGTDRMTTEDYPDVAKAWRERLLTLDSTEPIAFRRQNAGDYEIPSLHLKEGLEPAGRSGFGLHVRG, from the coding sequence GTGAAGACGCTGATCGTGCACGCCCACCCGGAGCCGAGGTCGCTCAACGGCTCGCTGAAGGACCTGGCCGTGTCCACGTTGGAGGAAGCCGGGCACGACGTGCGGGTGAGCGACCTGTACGCGATGAACTGGAAGGCGGTCGTGGACGCCGCGGACTACGGCCCGCACGCGTCGAGCCCGTTGCGGGTCGCCGCGGACTCGGGCCGGGCTTTCGACGCCGGGACGCTCACCCCGGACGTCCGCGCCGAGCAGGAGAAGCTGCTGTGGGCCGACACGATCGTGTTCCAGTTCCCGCTGTGGTGGTACGGCATGCCCGCGATCCTCAAGGGGTGGGTCGACCGGGTGTTCACCTACCACTTCGCGTACGGCGTCGGCGAGCACAGCGCCACCGAGTACGGCGAGCGCTTCGGCGAAGGCACCCTGGCGGGCCGCAGGGCGCTGCTGTCGGTGACCGCGGGCGGCCCGGAGTCGCACTACGCCGCGCGCGGGATCAACGGCCCCATCGACGACCTGCTGTTCCCGATCCAGCACGGCGTCCTCTACTACCCGGGCATCGAGGTGCTGCCGCCGTTCGTGCTGTACGGCACCGACCGGATGACCACCGAGGACTACCCGGACGTCGCCAAGGCGTGGCGGGAGCGCCTGCTCACCCTGGACTCGACCGAGCCGATCGCGTTCCGGCGGCAGAACGCCGGCGACTACGAGATCCCCTCGCTGCACCTGAAGGAAGGGCTGGAACCCGCGGGCCGCTCGGGGTTCGGGCTCCACGTGCGCGGCTGA
- a CDS encoding ferric reductase-like transmembrane domain-containing protein, whose product MVSAKAAVEGARRGVGLRADLRTAVVDAVAASVITAVIFAWLYARVRNGTSATVAVMPFLADADSYPMYWLCQAFGWTALLWAWLTTMLGLVRSAARPAWLRVPPVAVERWHRATSLTTIGLMFAHAFWFFAELVRVNEHGLGWAGRLGSAFVEVFVPGGYPSGTGRVAVLLGLLAFYLAIPLGLAYYLRARTGARVWRALHRFVLAVYVLSVWHTLLYGTNVWFDGWPRTTLWLLQLPVAVLLLARLLAPGRPSERFGRARGALAVGRRVAALAVVPATAAVLIAVVVSGRDGGRTPGARHSAGLSVQPWMVWTGTAVFALAVVLAVGVARRAERAERSS is encoded by the coding sequence ATGGTCTCCGCGAAGGCAGCGGTCGAGGGGGCGCGACGCGGGGTCGGGTTGCGCGCGGACCTGCGGACGGCGGTGGTCGACGCGGTGGCCGCGTCGGTGATCACGGCGGTGATCTTCGCGTGGCTGTACGCGCGGGTGCGGAACGGGACGTCCGCGACCGTCGCGGTGATGCCGTTCCTGGCCGACGCCGACAGCTACCCGATGTACTGGTTGTGCCAGGCGTTCGGCTGGACGGCGCTGCTCTGGGCGTGGTTGACGACGATGCTCGGGCTCGTCCGGTCGGCCGCGCGACCCGCGTGGCTGCGCGTGCCCCCCGTGGCGGTCGAGCGGTGGCACCGCGCCACCAGCCTGACCACGATCGGGTTGATGTTCGCGCACGCGTTCTGGTTCTTCGCCGAGCTGGTGCGGGTCAACGAGCACGGGCTGGGCTGGGCGGGCCGCCTCGGCAGCGCGTTCGTCGAGGTGTTCGTGCCCGGAGGTTACCCCTCCGGCACGGGTCGGGTCGCGGTGCTGCTCGGGTTGCTGGCGTTCTACCTGGCCATTCCGCTGGGGCTCGCCTACTACCTGCGCGCCCGCACGGGCGCACGCGTGTGGCGGGCCCTGCACCGGTTCGTCCTCGCCGTGTACGTGCTCAGCGTCTGGCACACCCTGCTGTACGGCACGAACGTGTGGTTCGACGGTTGGCCGCGCACCACCCTGTGGCTGCTGCAACTGCCGGTCGCCGTGCTGCTGCTGGCGCGGTTGCTCGCACCCGGTCGTCCCAGCGAACGGTTCGGCCGGGCCCGCGGTGCCCTGGCGGTGGGGCGGCGGGTCGCGGCACTCGCGGTGGTGCCGGCCACCGCCGCGGTCCTGATCGCCGTGGTGGTCAGCGGTCGTGACGGTGGCCGGACGCCCGGCGCCCGCCACAGCGCCGGCCTGTCGGTGCAGCCCTGGATGGTGTGGACCGGGACGGCGGTCTTCGCGCTGGCCGTGGTCCTGGCGGTCGGCGTGGCACGCCGGGCGGAGCGCGCCGAACGGTCCTCGTGA
- a CDS encoding HNH endonuclease yields the protein MAVGGSRRARAARKRVRRMRRVENDLSAAEWTAVKAAWGGCAYCGASGVPLQKDCVQALSRGGRYTLGNIVPACASCNASKCNAEVTGWMRRKRLDERAFLLRHVEVNAELAPRFAGPAVAGSPEHDEVR from the coding sequence ATGGCCGTCGGAGGTAGCAGGAGGGCGCGTGCGGCGCGCAAGCGGGTGCGCCGGATGCGACGCGTCGAGAACGACCTCTCCGCCGCGGAGTGGACGGCGGTGAAAGCGGCCTGGGGTGGCTGCGCCTACTGCGGTGCCAGTGGTGTCCCCCTCCAGAAGGACTGCGTGCAGGCGTTGTCGCGCGGGGGTCGGTACACGCTCGGCAACATCGTGCCCGCGTGCGCGTCGTGCAACGCGAGCAAGTGCAACGCCGAGGTGACCGGGTGGATGCGGCGGAAGCGGTTGGACGAGCGCGCCTTCCTGCTCCGCCACGTGGAGGTGAACGCCGAGTTGGCGCCGCGGTTCGCGGGCCCCGCTGTCGCCGGGAGCCCCGAGCACGACGAAGTGCGGTGA
- a CDS encoding VOC family protein, with protein sequence MAIARFPGIVIDCPDPRALAEFYGAMLDWKVDVSDDWADVRADHGQCISFQQVEGYAPPSWPTQELPQQMHLDVVVDDLDVAEAAVLDLGATRHPHQPGTTFRVFLDPAGHPFCLCVN encoded by the coding sequence ATGGCTATCGCTCGCTTTCCCGGCATCGTCATCGACTGCCCCGACCCCCGTGCGCTCGCGGAGTTCTACGGCGCGATGCTGGACTGGAAGGTCGACGTCTCGGACGACTGGGCGGACGTCCGCGCCGACCACGGTCAGTGCATCTCGTTCCAGCAGGTGGAGGGCTACGCACCGCCGTCCTGGCCGACCCAGGAACTGCCCCAGCAGATGCACCTGGACGTCGTGGTGGACGATCTCGACGTGGCCGAAGCCGCGGTGCTCGACCTCGGCGCGACCAGGCACCCGCACCAGCCCGGCACGACCTTCCGGGTCTTCCTCGACCCCGCCGGCCACCCGTTCTGCCTCTGCGTGAACTGA
- a CDS encoding nucleotidyl transferase AbiEii/AbiGii toxin family protein codes for MVAGDFEVHLTGAVQDTHALEAFASRRGAKFTHILLNSGETPSQPMLTVQGSGTLEDLHRLTDAWRADLAAEGLGVVRVKIEAAPWNEGVPESDLDASDELYFEHHVKVLLPSDDGAADRLRWAIADTGAAVSRNARRQRGRHEERFVTQRCRGVGRATARTRLDALLAALRDKGYEVLEVEEEYVVHDDALHVDRGWLDPERWGDRHTVRDDLFGSGTSRGLSTPATFRPLAADGRDIRQRPVFDPALKHFGHAFRAGEPVFGDPADGTRWSAARRAAMTHVLAVLAASPWAGHLVLRGSVALRAWLGEVAREPGDLDFVVVPRTFAPDGPEARAMLAGLVAAIGADPGPGLRADQVVAEHIWTYERVPGRRLVFPFDVAGLPQGAVQVDLVFNEDLPDAPVTVEVPPRGTRVLAASPALSLAWKLQWLVTDLYPQGKDLYDAVLLAERTSVPLELVRDLIRPELGAEADGFTWASVLDLDVDWDNFRAEHPGVGGDARPWLRRLADALTAGG; via the coding sequence ATGGTCGCGGGGGATTTCGAGGTGCACCTGACCGGCGCCGTGCAGGACACGCACGCGTTGGAGGCGTTCGCCTCGCGGCGGGGTGCGAAGTTCACCCACATCCTGCTCAACAGCGGCGAGACACCGTCCCAACCGATGCTGACCGTGCAGGGCAGCGGCACGCTGGAGGACCTGCACCGCCTCACCGACGCGTGGCGGGCCGACCTGGCGGCGGAAGGGCTGGGCGTGGTCCGCGTCAAGATCGAGGCCGCGCCGTGGAACGAGGGCGTGCCCGAGTCCGACCTGGACGCCTCCGACGAGCTGTACTTCGAGCACCACGTGAAGGTGCTGCTGCCCTCCGACGACGGCGCGGCGGACCGGTTGAGGTGGGCGATCGCCGACACCGGCGCGGCGGTGTCCCGCAACGCCCGGCGACAGCGCGGTCGGCACGAGGAGCGGTTCGTCACGCAGCGGTGCCGCGGTGTCGGCCGGGCCACCGCCAGAACCAGGCTCGACGCCCTGCTGGCCGCTTTGCGCGACAAGGGTTATGAAGTGCTGGAGGTCGAGGAGGAGTACGTCGTCCACGACGACGCGCTGCACGTCGACCGCGGGTGGCTGGACCCGGAGCGGTGGGGTGATCGGCACACCGTGCGCGACGACCTGTTCGGCAGCGGGACCTCCCGGGGGCTCAGCACGCCGGCCACGTTCCGCCCGCTGGCCGCCGACGGGCGCGACATCCGGCAGCGCCCGGTGTTCGACCCGGCGCTCAAGCACTTCGGCCACGCGTTCCGGGCGGGTGAGCCGGTGTTCGGCGACCCCGCCGACGGCACCCGCTGGTCGGCCGCGCGGCGGGCCGCGATGACGCACGTGCTGGCCGTCCTGGCCGCCTCGCCGTGGGCCGGGCACCTGGTGCTGCGCGGCAGCGTCGCGCTGCGCGCGTGGCTCGGCGAGGTGGCCCGCGAACCCGGCGACCTGGACTTCGTGGTGGTGCCGCGGACCTTCGCCCCGGACGGCCCGGAGGCACGGGCGATGCTGGCGGGCCTGGTCGCGGCCATCGGGGCCGACCCCGGTCCGGGTCTGCGCGCCGACCAGGTGGTGGCCGAGCACATCTGGACCTACGAACGGGTCCCGGGTCGGCGGCTGGTGTTCCCGTTCGACGTCGCCGGCCTGCCGCAGGGCGCGGTGCAGGTCGACCTGGTGTTCAACGAGGACCTGCCGGACGCGCCGGTCACCGTCGAGGTCCCGCCGCGGGGCACGCGGGTGCTCGCCGCGTCACCCGCGCTGTCGCTGGCCTGGAAGCTCCAGTGGCTCGTGACCGACCTGTACCCGCAGGGCAAGGACCTGTACGACGCCGTGCTGCTGGCCGAGCGCACCTCGGTCCCGCTCGAGCTCGTCCGCGACCTGATCCGCCCCGAACTCGGCGCCGAGGCCGACGGGTTCACCTGGGCGTCCGTGCTCGACCTCGACGTCGACTGGGACAACTTCCGCGCCGAGCACCCGGGCGTCGGGGGTGATGCCCGGCCGTGGCTGCGCAGGCTCGCGGACGCGCTGACCGCCGGCGGCTGA